From Candidatus Eremiobacterota bacterium, one genomic window encodes:
- a CDS encoding DUF5989 family protein: MGEYPLDAPGKKGKTMEKIKTVLGFFKSLIGKDKWWLIPIIVILILLSIIIIFAESSVLAPFIYTLF, encoded by the coding sequence ATGGGAGAATACCCCCTGGATGCGCCGGGAAAGAAAGGAAAGACCATGGAAAAGATAAAGACCGTTCTCGGTTTTTTCAAATCTCTCATCGGGAAAGACAAGTGGTGGCTCATTCCCATCATTGTGATACTGATACTTCTCTCGATAATCATCATTTTTGCAGAGAGCTCAGTGCTTGCGCCCTTTATTTACACTCTCTTCTAG
- a CDS encoding Ig-like domain-containing protein gives MANPFLVLFLFYTLTLNALMLAHRDIAVTQGIGGIESRRTPKKQEPLVSRSRHYPPGVHDICFPFELTACTKGFYGRLNAYYQGTWRFVPTPPPFLHAGKGYRLFNDTPLTITIEGVTAEGPVTVVPLSGGWNFVGNPYEERMPWNAAKVFVQKKIMPVDEAVGRHLINATLKEYENGELKKVLSSSESMEPWKGYWTFTTEPCYLLFVNPGEAMEPAGGTLEVTASPSAIPADDTTFSVIEATLKDSQGEPLAGREIHLETVIGRIVPRTIMTDKNGKARATFLTGTLGNTIIAASCGSMIKVCPLSITVPEKNIPPPEKPAESLVNAAVPLMKEGRFGINGFHEINMAQFPGESAREYINWEARSIFDGGISFNRTISPQGGLLAWKFIEGKPGVYDFSYSDAFVREVQKYRIRLLAVLSTSNSRLSRPRTFIGEDYSKPHDFEAFARYVEKVVERYDGDGYEDMPGLKYPIKHWEIGNEPEMPFEHDSGAFLRTMKTAYEAMKRADRDAKALVFVSNFEEEMTPRERVMRRFWDDILAQGGYEYIDILSIHHPLMANAERFQGLSPFWQKMQKTAGKKKEVWMTEWGIVTGIAINDDILNPGYHMVFAGGSEEDTASSFVKFVAKGFATGIDRFFWTFFYATKSEFMAKASLCKPKGFPNLTYYTQKLIALKIGGFTSARELRPGVYEFMVNGKPVYVAWNAQDSALPVRGMAKVTDIHGNEEELLMEEVILKKSPLIFEPAGK, from the coding sequence ATGGCAAATCCCTTCTTAGTGCTTTTTCTGTTTTACACATTGACACTGAACGCTCTCATGCTGGCCCACCGGGATATTGCCGTGACCCAGGGCATTGGAGGTATTGAAAGCCGCCGTACGCCAAAAAAACAGGAGCCTCTCGTCTCCCGGAGCAGGCACTATCCACCGGGAGTCCATGATATATGCTTTCCTTTCGAACTCACGGCCTGCACCAAGGGATTCTACGGCAGGCTCAATGCGTATTACCAGGGCACCTGGCGCTTTGTCCCGACCCCTCCTCCCTTTCTCCATGCAGGCAAAGGTTACCGCCTCTTTAACGACACTCCCCTCACCATCACCATCGAGGGTGTCACGGCTGAGGGGCCTGTCACCGTCGTCCCCCTCTCGGGGGGATGGAACTTCGTAGGAAACCCCTACGAGGAGCGAATGCCCTGGAACGCCGCAAAGGTCTTCGTGCAGAAGAAGATTATGCCTGTTGACGAAGCGGTGGGGAGGCACCTCATCAATGCCACCCTCAAGGAGTATGAAAACGGAGAGCTGAAAAAGGTCCTCAGCTCTTCGGAGTCCATGGAGCCCTGGAAGGGCTACTGGACTTTTACCACGGAGCCATGCTACCTTCTCTTCGTCAACCCGGGGGAGGCAATGGAGCCTGCCGGGGGGACCCTTGAGGTCACGGCGTCTCCTTCGGCCATACCCGCCGATGACACCACCTTTTCCGTGATAGAAGCCACCTTGAAGGACTCACAGGGGGAGCCGCTGGCCGGAAGAGAGATCCATCTTGAAACTGTCATAGGAAGGATCGTCCCCAGGACCATCATGACCGATAAGAACGGAAAAGCAAGGGCCACCTTCCTTACCGGCACGCTGGGCAATACCATCATTGCCGCTTCGTGCGGGTCCATGATAAAGGTCTGCCCGCTCTCCATCACTGTCCCGGAAAAGAACATCCCTCCCCCGGAAAAACCGGCAGAAAGCCTCGTGAATGCCGCCGTGCCCCTCATGAAAGAGGGAAGATTCGGCATCAACGGCTTTCATGAGATAAACATGGCACAGTTCCCGGGGGAGTCAGCCAGGGAATATATCAACTGGGAAGCCCGATCCATCTTTGACGGCGGGATCAGCTTCAACAGGACCATATCCCCCCAGGGAGGCCTTCTTGCCTGGAAATTCATCGAGGGAAAGCCAGGCGTGTATGATTTCTCTTATTCTGACGCCTTTGTCCGCGAGGTGCAGAAATACCGTATAAGGCTTCTCGCTGTCCTGAGCACCAGCAACTCGCGCCTTTCACGGCCGCGCACTTTTATCGGCGAAGATTACTCGAAGCCCCACGATTTTGAGGCCTTCGCAAGGTACGTGGAAAAAGTCGTCGAGCGGTACGACGGCGACGGGTACGAAGACATGCCCGGGCTCAAATACCCCATCAAACACTGGGAGATTGGAAACGAGCCCGAGATGCCTTTCGAGCACGACAGCGGGGCTTTCCTGCGCACCATGAAGACCGCCTACGAGGCGATGAAACGGGCCGACAGGGACGCCAAGGCGCTGGTCTTCGTCTCCAATTTTGAAGAGGAGATGACGCCCCGCGAGCGCGTCATGAGACGATTCTGGGATGACATTCTCGCCCAGGGAGGCTACGAATACATAGACATCCTGAGCATTCACCACCCCTTGATGGCGAATGCCGAGCGCTTCCAGGGCCTTTCACCCTTCTGGCAGAAGATGCAGAAAACCGCCGGGAAGAAGAAAGAGGTCTGGATGACTGAATGGGGCATTGTCACAGGAATAGCGATAAACGACGACATCCTGAACCCCGGGTATCACATGGTCTTTGCAGGGGGAAGCGAGGAGGACACGGCCTCAAGCTTCGTCAAATTTGTCGCCAAGGGATTCGCCACAGGCATAGACCGGTTCTTCTGGACCTTTTTCTATGCCACCAAGTCGGAGTTTATGGCCAAAGCCTCGCTCTGCAAGCCCAAGGGATTCCCCAACCTCACCTATTATACTCAGAAGCTTATTGCCCTCAAGATCGGCGGTTTTACCTCGGCCAGGGAGCTCCGGCCCGGCGTTTATGAGTTCATGGTGAACGGAAAGCCTGTATACGTGGCCTGGAACGCCCAGGATTCGGCCTTGCCCGTGAGGGGTATGGCCAAGGTGACTGACATTCACGGAAATGAGGAAGAGCTCCTCATGGAAGAGGTGATCCTGAAGAAGTCACCCCTCATCTTTGAGCCGGCAGGGAAATAA
- a CDS encoding Ig-like domain-containing protein: MLRKVTSLLILFLLFCSPYALGAGIATTLNSVSGPPGWYLVSFPFSSVDSIRGFDGTIYRFEGSAYTKRSSGNTSFIRPGQAFWMHGRQAMSFTVDGELNSSHVVNVRLNAGWNMIGNPYAYYFDWSKALVSYQGVRVEVAQAEARGWLMATLLGYDPVIRSYHKVTPGGRLDPWKGFWMYSAVPCDLILPNPTSGGLAGSIKITVTPDKVPANGREKAMVKVQVLDLSSKPLAYQVVKLATTNGRIAPDKIATDAQGELVTYVTSTTAGSGQVTAQTGRAMGSSSIAFIPAPIDPVATPTTPSGELAMRVVGKLERPFGGAISVRAFEDGVIRIFYGGAGELKSGTSDDGITFREESGTPVTSSDEEGIIASPTVVSLGGGRYRMYYDAYKKDKLAKSNWLYSAISDDGVSWKREGLCFRSATDRDVASTASVVKTKEGKWRLYYCDTSAHTYSAISNDGKQFEAEAGTRVEGVGADVVQLPDGKFYMVYTKPSSAKRKPEIWSATSDDGLTWTVGDKLATNDEEDLHDPAVAVLPNGTIMVYYARVGKDSGWIEIGEVIKK; this comes from the coding sequence ATGCTGCGAAAAGTTACCTCTTTGCTGATCCTCTTTCTGCTGTTCTGTTCCCCTTATGCCCTGGGAGCCGGCATCGCCACCACGCTCAACAGCGTGAGCGGCCCGCCCGGGTGGTACCTTGTCTCTTTCCCCTTCAGCTCCGTTGATTCGATCAGGGGATTTGACGGCACCATTTACCGCTTCGAAGGCTCGGCCTACACGAAAAGGTCCTCGGGGAACACATCGTTCATAAGGCCCGGCCAGGCCTTCTGGATGCACGGCCGGCAGGCAATGAGCTTTACCGTTGACGGCGAGCTCAACTCGAGCCATGTGGTGAATGTGAGGCTCAATGCAGGCTGGAACATGATTGGCAATCCCTATGCCTATTATTTTGACTGGTCCAAAGCCCTTGTGAGCTACCAGGGCGTTCGTGTTGAAGTGGCGCAGGCCGAGGCGAGGGGGTGGCTCATGGCCACCTTGCTCGGCTATGACCCTGTCATCAGGTCCTATCATAAGGTGACGCCCGGGGGCAGGCTTGATCCCTGGAAAGGCTTCTGGATGTACAGCGCCGTTCCCTGCGATCTCATCCTCCCCAATCCCACGTCGGGAGGCTTGGCGGGATCGATAAAGATCACGGTCACCCCCGACAAGGTGCCTGCCAACGGCCGGGAAAAAGCCATGGTGAAGGTGCAGGTCCTCGATCTCTCGAGCAAGCCCCTCGCTTACCAGGTGGTGAAGCTCGCCACCACCAACGGCAGGATAGCGCCGGACAAGATTGCCACCGATGCCCAGGGCGAGCTTGTCACCTATGTGACGTCAACGACGGCGGGAAGCGGCCAGGTGACGGCCCAGACGGGGAGGGCCATGGGGTCGTCGTCGATAGCCTTCATTCCCGCCCCCATAGATCCCGTGGCTACGCCGACAACCCCATCGGGAGAGCTTGCCATGAGAGTCGTGGGAAAGCTCGAGAGGCCCTTTGGAGGGGCTATCTCCGTGAGGGCCTTTGAAGATGGCGTGATAAGGATATTTTATGGCGGCGCCGGAGAGCTCAAGAGCGGCACCTCCGATGACGGCATCACCTTCAGGGAGGAATCGGGGACACCCGTCACCTCCTCTGACGAGGAGGGGATCATCGCATCGCCGACGGTGGTGAGCCTTGGCGGGGGAAGATACCGCATGTACTATGATGCATATAAGAAGGACAAGCTCGCAAAGTCCAACTGGCTTTACTCGGCAATATCAGATGACGGGGTGAGCTGGAAGAGGGAGGGCCTCTGCTTTCGCTCAGCCACCGATCGTGATGTGGCAAGCACTGCGAGCGTCGTAAAAACAAAAGAGGGGAAGTGGCGGCTTTACTACTGTGACACCTCTGCACATACCTACAGCGCCATCTCCAATGATGGAAAGCAATTCGAGGCCGAAGCGGGAACGCGGGTTGAAGGTGTGGGAGCCGATGTGGTGCAGCTCCCTGATGGTAAATTTTATATGGTATACACAAAGCCGTCGTCGGCCAAGAGAAAGCCCGAGATCTGGAGTGCGACCTCTGATGACGGGCTCACCTGGACCGTCGGTGACAAGCTTGCCACCAACGACGAGGAAGACCTCCATGACCCCGCCGTAGCGGTGCTGCCCAACGGCACCATCATGGTCTATTATGCCAGGGTGGGCAAGGACAGCGGCTGGATTGAGATCGGCGAGGTCATAAAAAAATAG
- a CDS encoding carbamoyltransferase: MYILGISAFYHDSAACLLKDGDIVAAAQEERFTRKKQDFNFPKRAIQYCLDEAGIKESDLDYVAFYDKPFLKFERILETHLAFAPAGFHVFLQSVPTWLKQKLWMGDLVKNELNTRAPLIYPEHHESHAASCFYPSPFSRAAFLTIDGVGEWTTTSFGRGEGNSFEILKEIKFPHSLGLFYSAFTYYTGFKVNSGEYKMMGLAPYGNPKYVQLIYDNLIDVKEDGSIRLNMKFFNYCTGMTMTNKAFDELFGLPPRVAESMMTTESQPYLDIAASAQVVTEEIMLKMVRHIHKETQEKYLCLAGGVVLNCVANGRILREGPFEDIWIQPAAGDAGGALGAALFTWYRYLQNPRTTGEHDTQKGSYLGPAFSNERILEFLTTKKIPHHFVETADIPDKIAGLIEEGKVIGWFQGRMEFGPRALGSRSIIGDARNKEMQTLMNMKIKFRESFRPFAPSVMADRVSEAFQIDRESPYMLLVANVQESRCRKMSESEDKLWGIEKLKVSRSDIPAITHVDYSARIQTVNRRDNSLYYDMIKAFHARTGCPVIINTSFNVRGEPIVCRPEEAYICFMRTHIDYLILGNYLLDKREQPEMKDDIDWRKEFVLD, translated from the coding sequence TTGTATATACTGGGAATCTCAGCATTTTATCATGACAGCGCAGCCTGCCTTTTGAAAGACGGCGACATAGTTGCAGCAGCCCAGGAAGAGCGTTTTACCAGGAAAAAGCAGGATTTCAACTTTCCAAAGCGCGCCATACAGTACTGCCTTGACGAAGCCGGCATCAAGGAATCGGATCTCGACTACGTGGCTTTCTACGACAAGCCTTTCCTGAAATTCGAGAGGATTCTCGAGACGCATCTGGCCTTCGCGCCGGCGGGCTTCCACGTCTTCCTGCAGTCAGTCCCCACGTGGCTCAAGCAAAAGCTCTGGATGGGCGATCTCGTGAAAAACGAGCTCAATACCAGGGCTCCCCTCATCTATCCCGAGCATCATGAGTCCCATGCGGCATCATGCTTCTATCCCTCGCCTTTCAGCAGGGCGGCCTTTCTCACCATAGACGGTGTGGGAGAGTGGACAACGACGAGCTTTGGAAGGGGCGAGGGGAACTCCTTCGAGATCTTGAAGGAGATAAAATTCCCCCATTCCCTGGGCCTTTTCTACTCGGCCTTCACTTACTACACGGGCTTCAAGGTGAACTCCGGCGAGTACAAGATGATGGGGCTCGCCCCATACGGCAACCCCAAATATGTGCAGCTCATCTACGACAACCTCATTGACGTGAAGGAAGACGGCTCCATCAGGCTCAACATGAAATTCTTCAATTACTGTACCGGCATGACCATGACCAACAAGGCTTTTGATGAGCTCTTCGGGCTTCCCCCGAGGGTGGCCGAGTCAATGATGACGACGGAGTCGCAGCCTTACCTTGATATCGCCGCATCGGCCCAGGTGGTCACGGAAGAGATAATGCTCAAGATGGTCCGCCACATCCACAAGGAGACCCAGGAAAAATACCTGTGCCTCGCCGGCGGCGTGGTACTGAACTGTGTGGCCAACGGGCGTATCCTGCGGGAAGGGCCCTTTGAGGATATCTGGATTCAGCCTGCAGCGGGCGATGCGGGAGGAGCCCTCGGTGCGGCCCTCTTTACCTGGTACCGCTATCTTCAGAACCCGAGAACCACGGGGGAACACGATACCCAGAAAGGCTCGTACCTCGGGCCGGCCTTTTCCAACGAGAGGATCCTGGAGTTCCTCACCACCAAGAAAATTCCCCACCATTTCGTCGAGACTGCCGATATCCCCGATAAAATCGCGGGGCTCATCGAGGAGGGAAAGGTCATCGGGTGGTTCCAGGGGAGGATGGAATTCGGGCCCCGGGCACTCGGCTCGCGGAGCATCATCGGCGACGCCCGAAACAAGGAGATGCAGACTCTGATGAACATGAAGATCAAGTTCAGGGAGTCTTTCAGGCCCTTTGCCCCCTCGGTGATGGCAGACCGCGTTTCCGAGGCCTTCCAGATAGACAGGGAGAGCCCCTATATGCTCCTGGTGGCCAACGTGCAGGAGAGCCGGTGCCGCAAGATGTCCGAGAGCGAGGATAAGCTCTGGGGGATAGAAAAGCTCAAAGTGTCGCGCTCAGACATCCCGGCAATCACCCATGTGGATTATTCCGCGAGGATCCAGACGGTGAACCGCCGCGACAACTCCCTTTACTATGACATGATCAAGGCATTTCATGCCAGGACAGGCTGCCCGGTGATCATCAACACCTCCTTCAACGTGAGGGGCGAGCCCATCGTGTGCCGGCCCGAGGAGGCCTATATCTGCTTCATGCGCACCCACATAGATTACCTTATCCTCGGGAACTACCTCCTCGACAAGAGAGAGCAGCCCGAAATGAAGGACGACATTGACTGGCGCAAGGAGTTTGTGCTGGATTGA
- a CDS encoding SxtJ family membrane protein: protein MTARPQKTRSRIVSKNKPDTKILRSFGLLIGAIFLLLGLWQYWPEKSFTTASLVLFALGALLLIPGALFPAVLAPVYRGWMAVAHAMGWLMTRLILALVFFLIFTPAGLIMRLLGADLLKLRFERSAETYWITRPQKPFNKAECENPF from the coding sequence TTGACGGCAAGACCACAGAAGACAAGGAGCAGAATCGTGAGCAAGAACAAGCCTGACACAAAAATCCTCAGAAGCTTCGGCCTTCTCATCGGGGCTATCTTCCTGCTGCTGGGACTCTGGCAGTACTGGCCTGAAAAGAGCTTCACCACGGCAAGCCTCGTGCTGTTCGCGCTTGGCGCCCTTCTTCTGATACCCGGCGCCCTGTTCCCCGCGGTGCTCGCCCCCGTCTACCGCGGGTGGATGGCAGTTGCCCATGCCATGGGATGGCTCATGACCAGGCTCATCCTCGCACTGGTGTTCTTCCTTATCTTTACGCCCGCGGGGCTTATCATGAGGCTGCTGGGAGCTGATCTCCTGAAGCTGAGATTCGAAAGGTCGGCTGAAACCTACTGGATCACAAGGCCGCAGAAGCCCTTCAACAAGGCGGAGTGCGAGAACCCCTTCTAG
- a CDS encoding SGNH/GDSL hydrolase family protein has product MSESPPSQSPETGVPPAGENAERKPSGKKRFYTSAIGIFIIVLLSLIAIEVATRSLYPEQALTVPDAYTFYRIRPDLKDYRRSNPFRVQSSVSTNEDGFRAAGVHRKKNPGTYRVLCIGDSITFGNYDIGNEETYPYYLQEFLKRKHPSRDFEVINGGCPGYTCLQGMELLRRRGLAYSPDLLIIGYLHHEMVKVPVRDSDRMNIPGPVKLTRSVLYGSAFYRKLKQGVQEVEEDPEAGRKEGSVSRVSLEEYKATMEKFIKIAEDRGVKLIFLNLPTARSVVSKEDKDYREALNDLASGKKIPLFDAYTYFCSQYEKKRIPLFTVDSIHPNAYGNMVMAQGIADFIDKKGFLNEGEKK; this is encoded by the coding sequence TTGTCAGAATCACCACCTTCGCAGTCGCCAGAGACTGGCGTGCCCCCTGCTGGCGAAAATGCAGAAAGAAAGCCTTCGGGCAAAAAGAGATTCTATACTTCTGCGATAGGCATTTTCATCATAGTCCTTCTGAGCCTCATTGCAATTGAGGTCGCCACGAGATCTCTCTACCCCGAGCAGGCCCTCACCGTGCCTGACGCCTATACCTTTTACCGGATCAGGCCCGACCTCAAGGACTACCGCAGATCAAATCCCTTCAGGGTCCAGTCCTCCGTCTCAACCAACGAGGACGGCTTCAGGGCGGCGGGAGTCCACAGGAAAAAGAATCCCGGCACCTACAGGGTACTGTGCATCGGGGACTCCATCACCTTCGGCAATTATGACATAGGCAATGAAGAGACCTATCCCTATTACCTGCAGGAATTCCTCAAGAGAAAGCACCCTTCGAGGGATTTCGAGGTGATCAACGGGGGGTGCCCGGGATATACCTGCCTGCAGGGCATGGAATTGCTCAGGCGGAGAGGCCTTGCCTACAGCCCCGATCTTCTTATCATCGGTTATCTGCACCATGAAATGGTCAAGGTGCCTGTTCGCGACTCGGACAGAATGAATATTCCCGGCCCGGTAAAGCTCACACGGTCAGTCCTCTACGGAAGCGCTTTTTACCGCAAGCTGAAACAGGGTGTGCAGGAAGTGGAGGAGGACCCTGAAGCCGGCAGAAAGGAAGGGTCAGTGAGCCGGGTCTCTCTTGAAGAGTATAAGGCGACAATGGAGAAATTCATCAAGATTGCAGAGGACCGCGGGGTAAAGCTGATCTTTCTGAACCTTCCCACGGCAAGGAGCGTTGTCTCCAAGGAGGATAAGGATTACCGCGAAGCTCTCAATGATCTTGCCAGCGGGAAAAAAATTCCCCTCTTTGATGCCTATACTTACTTCTGCTCGCAGTATGAGAAGAAGAGAATCCCCCTCTTCACCGTCGATTCCATCCATCCCAACGCTTACGGGAACATGGTCATGGCCCAGGGTATCGCAGACTTCATTGACAAGAAAGGGTTTCTCAATGAAGGAGAAAAAAAATAG
- the lepA gene encoding translation elongation factor 4 has product MEQRMSTIRNFSIIAHIDHGKSTLADRLLEFTGTIAPRQMADQVLDKMELERERGITIKAHPVTIDYHHPDGETYRLNLIDTPGHVDFTYEVSRSLAACDGALLVVDASQGVEAQTLANYYLAMQNNLEVIPVINKIDLPVADPPRVKREIEDILALPADDAVLVSAKEGIGTREVLEAIVKRLPPPKGESGKPLRALIFDSQYDSYRGVILFIRLVDGTVGKGTHIRMMSSQITYEVDEVGIFKPEMTRTEALTAGDVGYLIGQIKDIKETRVGDTVTLAVEGTTEALPGYREVLPMVYCGLYPVDNTEYGSLRDALEKLQLNDASLVFEPENSLALGFGFRCGFLGLLHMEIIQERLEREYDLTLIATAPSVVYRVYTTAQELLRMENPSQLPDPTMIEYIEEPLVKATVMCPESFVGAVMDLCQNKRGIFKNMECHLENRYLLTYEIPFAEIITDFFDQLKSRTRGYASLDYEPTGYQKADLIKLDILVHGEKVDALSLIVHKDDAYAAGKRLVENLKDAIPRHLFVIPIQAAAGGRIIARETISAMRKNVLAKCYGGDITRKRKLLEKQKKGKKRMKTIGNVDIPQEAFLAVLKVKE; this is encoded by the coding sequence ATGGAACAGAGAATGAGCACCATACGCAATTTTTCCATAATCGCCCACATCGATCACGGCAAGTCAACGCTCGCTGACAGGCTTCTCGAGTTCACGGGGACCATCGCTCCCCGCCAGATGGCCGACCAGGTATTGGACAAGATGGAGCTTGAGCGGGAAAGAGGCATTACCATCAAAGCCCATCCAGTCACCATAGATTATCACCACCCCGACGGTGAGACCTACCGCCTCAACCTCATTGACACGCCGGGCCACGTTGATTTCACCTATGAAGTCTCAAGGTCCCTTGCAGCCTGTGACGGAGCCCTCCTCGTGGTAGACGCCTCGCAGGGAGTAGAGGCCCAGACCCTCGCCAACTATTATCTTGCCATGCAGAACAACCTGGAAGTGATCCCTGTCATCAACAAGATAGATCTCCCCGTGGCTGATCCTCCAAGGGTAAAAAGGGAGATCGAGGATATCCTGGCCCTTCCGGCAGACGATGCCGTGCTGGTTTCCGCCAAGGAAGGCATCGGCACCAGGGAGGTCCTCGAGGCCATCGTGAAGCGTCTTCCCCCGCCGAAAGGGGAGAGCGGCAAGCCCCTCAGAGCTCTCATCTTTGATTCCCAGTACGACTCTTACAGGGGCGTCATCCTGTTCATCAGGCTCGTTGACGGGACCGTGGGGAAGGGAACGCACATCAGGATGATGTCCTCCCAGATAACCTACGAAGTGGACGAAGTGGGGATATTCAAGCCGGAGATGACCCGCACCGAGGCTCTCACGGCTGGTGATGTGGGCTACCTCATCGGGCAGATCAAAGACATCAAGGAGACAAGGGTGGGCGACACGGTGACCCTGGCCGTCGAGGGCACCACCGAGGCCCTGCCGGGCTACAGGGAGGTGCTGCCGATGGTTTACTGCGGCCTCTACCCCGTGGACAACACCGAGTACGGGTCGCTCCGTGACGCCCTTGAGAAGCTCCAGCTCAACGATGCCTCCCTGGTCTTCGAGCCGGAAAACTCGCTGGCCCTTGGCTTCGGCTTCCGCTGCGGCTTCCTGGGCCTCCTCCACATGGAGATTATCCAGGAGCGCCTCGAGAGGGAATACGACCTCACCCTCATCGCCACGGCGCCGAGCGTCGTGTACCGGGTTTATACCACGGCACAGGAGCTGCTCAGGATGGAAAACCCCTCGCAGCTCCCCGATCCCACCATGATTGAGTATATCGAGGAGCCCCTCGTAAAGGCAACGGTAATGTGCCCCGAGAGCTTTGTCGGAGCCGTCATGGACCTGTGCCAGAACAAGCGCGGCATCTTCAAGAACATGGAGTGCCACCTGGAAAACCGCTACCTCCTCACGTACGAGATCCCCTTCGCCGAGATAATCACCGACTTCTTCGACCAGCTCAAGAGCCGCACAAGAGGCTACGCCTCCCTGGACTACGAGCCCACCGGCTACCAGAAGGCGGATCTTATCAAGCTGGACATCCTGGTCCATGGTGAAAAGGTCGATGCCCTCTCGCTCATTGTCCACAAGGACGATGCCTACGCTGCGGGAAAGCGCCTCGTGGAAAACCTGAAGGATGCCATACCGCGCCACCTCTTCGTGATACCAATCCAGGCGGCGGCAGGCGGAAGGATCATTGCAAGGGAGACCATCTCGGCCATGAGGAAAAACGTCCTTGCAAAATGCTACGGCGGCGACATCACCCGCAAGCGAAAGCTCCTGGAAAAGCAGAAGAAAGGCAAGAAGCGCATGAAGACCATCGGGAACGTGGACATTCCCCAGGAAGCCTTCCTGGCGGTGCTCAAGGTGAAGGAATAA
- a CDS encoding SGNH/GDSL hydrolase family protein encodes MRKEHAAEGSEEKKLPDYGEAFRRPSRIIKLILLNIFIAAAFLGLMEWSTRQWHRENQIFIPDAYLMFAPRKNLAAFKVMTPMGSCTVSTNADGFRTWPGAPPVKASRPPGTCRIICLGDSVTFGNINISDKETYPYCLEKKLSEEKTVKPVEVMNGGCQGYTSLQGLEFYRRTAVKYKPDLLIIGFLNNDLSPCVEPDQAKLSSSEAGKFLKSLLYRSAFFRMLRVRIKGDSFLERYQGPDTAQMRVPCEDYRNAMEEFLSLASKEGTRVIFLNLPANISGLRFKEAEYREAVRDLAFSRKAGFIDLIAPFTYYQTYYHTTLFSDMVHPTKQGNEVMADYIGEFLIDRGYLTREGKK; translated from the coding sequence ATGCGTAAAGAGCACGCAGCCGAAGGCTCCGAAGAGAAAAAGCTCCCTGATTACGGGGAAGCATTCCGTCGTCCCTCCAGAATCATAAAGCTCATACTGCTTAATATCTTTATTGCGGCGGCCTTTCTGGGCCTCATGGAATGGAGCACCAGGCAGTGGCACAGGGAAAACCAGATCTTCATCCCTGATGCCTACCTCATGTTTGCCCCCCGGAAAAATCTTGCCGCCTTCAAGGTGATGACTCCCATGGGGAGCTGCACTGTCTCTACAAATGCCGACGGCTTCAGGACATGGCCCGGAGCCCCACCCGTAAAGGCCTCCAGGCCTCCCGGCACCTGCAGGATCATCTGCCTGGGGGACTCCGTGACCTTCGGGAACATCAACATCTCCGACAAGGAAACCTACCCATACTGTCTCGAGAAAAAGCTCTCGGAGGAAAAAACCGTGAAGCCTGTAGAGGTGATGAACGGCGGCTGCCAGGGATACACTTCCCTCCAGGGCCTCGAATTCTACCGCAGAACGGCGGTGAAATACAAGCCTGACCTGCTGATAATCGGGTTTCTCAACAATGATCTCTCCCCCTGCGTGGAGCCGGACCAGGCAAAGCTCTCCTCATCGGAGGCGGGAAAGTTCCTGAAATCCCTTCTCTACCGAAGCGCCTTTTTCAGGATGCTCAGGGTCAGAATCAAAGGCGACAGCTTCCTGGAGCGCTATCAGGGCCCCGATACCGCTCAGATGAGGGTCCCCTGCGAGGACTACCGCAATGCCATGGAAGAATTTCTCTCCCTCGCATCAAAGGAGGGAACCAGAGTCATATTTCTGAACCTCCCTGCCAACATATCGGGATTGAGATTCAAGGAGGCCGAGTACCGCGAGGCCGTCCGCGACCTGGCCTTCTCACGGAAAGCCGGCTTTATCGACCTGATCGCCCCCTTCACCTATTACCAGACCTATTATCACACGACCTTGTTCAGCGACATGGTCCACCCGACAAAACAGGGAAACGAGGTGATGGCCGATTATATCGGAGAGTTCCTCATTGACAGGGGCTACCTCACCCGTGAGGGGAAAAAATAA